In Ostrinia nubilalis chromosome 10, ilOstNubi1.1, whole genome shotgun sequence, a single genomic region encodes these proteins:
- the LOC135075280 gene encoding phosphoserine phosphatase isoform X1: MNVAHRILFKHRIDLHIKNNIQLATLKTLSLVSISVMSPQQSVQELFRTADCVCFDVDSTVIRDEGIDELANFCGKGDEVKRLTAEAMGGSMTFQEALKKRLDIIRPSVSQIREYLEKFPIHLTPGVKQLVKELHDRGVAVYLVSGGFRSLIEPVADILGIPRSNVYANRLKFFFNGDYAGFDENEPTSRSGGKGLVIRRLKELHGYQRLIMIGDGATDAEACPPADGFIGFGGNVVREEVKKRASWYVTDFQDLIQTLMVQAK, translated from the exons CATCAAGAACAACATCCAGCTAGCCACGCTCAAGACTCTATCGCTGGTCTCCATCAGCGTGATGTCACCCCAGCAGAGCGTCCAGGAGCTATTCCGGACTGCCGATTGCGTCTGCTTCGACGTGGACTCGACCGTCATCCGGGATGAGGGCATCGACGAGCTGGCCAACTTCTGCGGGAAAGGAGACGAGGTCAAGAGGCT GACGGCTGAAGCGATGGGTGGAAGCATGACCTTCCAAGAGGCGCTGAAGAAACGACTGGACATCATCAGGCCTTCAGTCAGCCAGATCAGAGAGTATTTAGAGAAGTTCCCCATCCACCTGACGCCTGGAGTGAA ACAACTAGTGAAAGAGCTCCACGACCGAGGAGTGGCGGTGTACCTGGTCTCCGGTGGATTCAGAAGCCTCATCGAACCGGTTGCTGACATCCTCGGCATCCCACGGTCCAATGTCTACGCGAATAGGCTCAAGTTCTTCTTCAATG GCGATTACGCGGGCTTCGATGAGAACGAACCTACCTCAAGGTCTGGCGGCAAGGGGCTGGTGATCAGGCGGCTGAAGGAACTTCACGGGTACCAGAGGCTCATCATGATCGGAGATGGTGCCACCGATGCTGAAGCATGCCCGCCTGCTGACGGCTTTATTG GTTTCGGAGGCAACGTAGTAAGGGAGGAGGTGAAAAAGAGGGCTTCGTGGTACGTCACTGACTTCCAAGACCTTATCCAGACCCTCATGGTGCAAGCCAAGTGA
- the LOC135075280 gene encoding phosphoserine phosphatase isoform X3 → MSPQQSVQELFRTADCVCFDVDSTVIRDEGIDELANFCGKGDEVKRLTAEAMGGSMTFQEALKKRLDIIRPSVSQIREYLEKFPIHLTPGVKQLVKELHDRGVAVYLVSGGFRSLIEPVADILGIPRSNVYANRLKFFFNGDYAGFDENEPTSRSGGKGLVIRRLKELHGYQRLIMIGDGATDAEACPPADGFIGFGGNVVREEVKKRASWYVTDFQDLIQTLMVQAK, encoded by the exons ATGTCACCCCAGCAGAGCGTCCAGGAGCTATTCCGGACTGCCGATTGCGTCTGCTTCGACGTGGACTCGACCGTCATCCGGGATGAGGGCATCGACGAGCTGGCCAACTTCTGCGGGAAAGGAGACGAGGTCAAGAGGCT GACGGCTGAAGCGATGGGTGGAAGCATGACCTTCCAAGAGGCGCTGAAGAAACGACTGGACATCATCAGGCCTTCAGTCAGCCAGATCAGAGAGTATTTAGAGAAGTTCCCCATCCACCTGACGCCTGGAGTGAA ACAACTAGTGAAAGAGCTCCACGACCGAGGAGTGGCGGTGTACCTGGTCTCCGGTGGATTCAGAAGCCTCATCGAACCGGTTGCTGACATCCTCGGCATCCCACGGTCCAATGTCTACGCGAATAGGCTCAAGTTCTTCTTCAATG GCGATTACGCGGGCTTCGATGAGAACGAACCTACCTCAAGGTCTGGCGGCAAGGGGCTGGTGATCAGGCGGCTGAAGGAACTTCACGGGTACCAGAGGCTCATCATGATCGGAGATGGTGCCACCGATGCTGAAGCATGCCCGCCTGCTGACGGCTTTATTG GTTTCGGAGGCAACGTAGTAAGGGAGGAGGTGAAAAAGAGGGCTTCGTGGTACGTCACTGACTTCCAAGACCTTATCCAGACCCTCATGGTGCAAGCCAAGTGA
- the LOC135075280 gene encoding phosphoserine phosphatase isoform X2, which produces MALYSIKNNIQLATLKTLSLVSISVMSPQQSVQELFRTADCVCFDVDSTVIRDEGIDELANFCGKGDEVKRLTAEAMGGSMTFQEALKKRLDIIRPSVSQIREYLEKFPIHLTPGVKQLVKELHDRGVAVYLVSGGFRSLIEPVADILGIPRSNVYANRLKFFFNGDYAGFDENEPTSRSGGKGLVIRRLKELHGYQRLIMIGDGATDAEACPPADGFIGFGGNVVREEVKKRASWYVTDFQDLIQTLMVQAK; this is translated from the exons ATGGCACTATACAG CATCAAGAACAACATCCAGCTAGCCACGCTCAAGACTCTATCGCTGGTCTCCATCAGCGTGATGTCACCCCAGCAGAGCGTCCAGGAGCTATTCCGGACTGCCGATTGCGTCTGCTTCGACGTGGACTCGACCGTCATCCGGGATGAGGGCATCGACGAGCTGGCCAACTTCTGCGGGAAAGGAGACGAGGTCAAGAGGCT GACGGCTGAAGCGATGGGTGGAAGCATGACCTTCCAAGAGGCGCTGAAGAAACGACTGGACATCATCAGGCCTTCAGTCAGCCAGATCAGAGAGTATTTAGAGAAGTTCCCCATCCACCTGACGCCTGGAGTGAA ACAACTAGTGAAAGAGCTCCACGACCGAGGAGTGGCGGTGTACCTGGTCTCCGGTGGATTCAGAAGCCTCATCGAACCGGTTGCTGACATCCTCGGCATCCCACGGTCCAATGTCTACGCGAATAGGCTCAAGTTCTTCTTCAATG GCGATTACGCGGGCTTCGATGAGAACGAACCTACCTCAAGGTCTGGCGGCAAGGGGCTGGTGATCAGGCGGCTGAAGGAACTTCACGGGTACCAGAGGCTCATCATGATCGGAGATGGTGCCACCGATGCTGAAGCATGCCCGCCTGCTGACGGCTTTATTG GTTTCGGAGGCAACGTAGTAAGGGAGGAGGTGAAAAAGAGGGCTTCGTGGTACGTCACTGACTTCCAAGACCTTATCCAGACCCTCATGGTGCAAGCCAAGTGA